In the genome of Urocitellus parryii isolate mUroPar1 chromosome 7, mUroPar1.hap1, whole genome shotgun sequence, the window TCCCCGCCACCttccctaaaatatattttaaagaaaagtggGGGTGGCTTGGGATGTGCCTCAGTgcttgagtggccctgagttcattccctggtgcaaaaaaaaaaaaaaaaaaaaactactttgacCTCTAATTGATGAACGaaaacaagaacacaaataaattttaaaaatggattcttCATGGAACTTCCTTGGATTGTACAGTCATCACTGAGTCAAATGTTGAGGCCAAATGATGCAATGTTCTAACAAATCAGGCCTCAGTCTCGAGTCTATCTGAGAAACAGGTAGTTATCTCTAAAGGAGAGAggatcaataaacaaatattaggaatataaaatgaaaccaggcatggtggcacatgcctataatcccagaccttagaagtctgaggcaggaagatcatgagttcaaagacagctttagcaacttagtgatgccctaagaaACTCActaagactctgtcttaaataaaatgaaaaaagggcaGGAGatattcagtggttaagtgctcctgggttcaatacacagttaaattttttttaaaattttatatatatatatatatatgtatgtatatatatatattcatatatatatatatatatatatattcatatatatatatattcatatatatatatatatgaaatacactGACAACTGAAGCCTGctatcatcttttttatttctttctgggaGGAAATCTCTCAATGTGACAAAGAGAAATGATGAGGCCACTGTACATAATTTTTGAACTTCCTAGTTTACCAAATATTCTCCTGTCCTAAGGAATACTTACAACCAGCTTAGGAGGCAAGTGGTACCACTCTACCCTTTATAGAGATGAAGCAATTGTGACTTAGAGACATGAGATGGCTTGGTGATATGTTCAAACAGGTAAGGAATCAAAGACTGTGAGCAcatggatgcagaaaaagaagaCACGGATACCAGGCAGCTTGCAGTGTGTGACTAACTCCACCAACTGCTCCATCAGCATCCACCCCTACTCCTCACAAGCTGCAGCTGGTGATAGGGCCTCTCTCCCTTATCATCGTGATCCTGCCAGTTTCTACCACATGTTTTCTCCAACTTTTCTCATGCTCCAAACTATGTTCCTCTGGACCCAGGAACCTCAGGCTCACTTTCACTTACTTCCCACCATGTGCCTGAAGAAGTATGCTTGCTATGTGGGGCTCTCCCTTATACCCTTTACCCTAATTTGCATCATGGCCAATGCCCTCCTACTAGTTCCTGATGGGAAGACCTGGAGCAGTGACCAACTCAGCGTGCATGTCTTGCTCCTGCCTGGCTTCATCGGCAGGGGATTGATGGTAAGGAGTCTAGAGCACAGGCCAGTGACCAGGGCTATGAGCACAACCATAAGGGGTTCTGGATATGAAGGGAGAGTAGAGGGAAGAGGACAGAGTTCCAGAGGGGATGGCAAGTGCTTGGTGGGGACAAGGAATGTGCCCaatcctccacacacacactcagtacTCTGTAGACAGTCCTAGAGGAGCCACCAAGAGATAAATATCTaagggaaggggaaggcagggaagggaggctcaagtctctaaagagctttgcttCTGAGTCAAAGCATGTCCCACCTGACCCTCCCTGCCTTGGTAGCTGAGTAGATGTTGGGGACGCCTCACTACAAGGGTCCGAGCAAAAGGAGCAGCTGATTGTGTGGAGGGTTAACAGAGCAGGATAATACAAGGCATGGGGGTGCAGAATAAATGTCTGGAGCCAGGCAGTGATGTCACCCAACAGTCACTCTACCTCTCAGCTCAGAtttgcccctccctcctccacatcCACTCACTCTCAGCCCACATGCTGGATGCCCACTCTATGCTGGGTGCTTAAGGATCAACTCAGAAGCAGGTCGGCAGGAGAGAAATTGTCCCCAAGGTTTCCTGAAGATGAGGATCTGCTGGGAGAAGTGGAGGAAGAGGGgacacagggggctggggatgtggctcaagcggtagcgcgctcgcctggcatgcgtgcggcacgggttctatcctcagcaccacataccaacaaagatgttgtgtccgccgagaacaaaaaaataaatattaaaaattctctccctctctctttctcctctctcactctctttaaaaaaaaaaagaagaggggacACAGATTTCTTGGGTCTCCTCCTCTAACTCTTTCCCCATTTAGGGGAAGTTTTTGGTGGTCTTCCTAGTGTAATATTTTTGTGGGGTAAAAATAAGACATCTACCAGCAGAGTTCCCCAATTTTCAGAACAGCTGATTGATAAAATTCTCTAGAAGGGTCTCACCTTTATGCCTTTTCCTGGCCACACCTCTCTTAGCTAAGTGGGGGTACCTCTCCTTTACCTAGCAACTCCCTCTTACCTTCTGAGGTCCCTTCTACTCCCCGTCTCTTACATGAATTCATGGCTGTTGGACTCTACTCCATCTCTCTGACTTCAACTTTCTCTAAGATATCACACTCCTCCAGGCCTACACACTTACCCAGTGTCACATCATGTCCCTTCTCCAGCCCAAACTACCCTCCACTTCTCCACCCAGTCTACCGAGTTTTCTTTAGGAGCCATCTCCAAGGATGTGTTCCCAACATTCTCATCCACAGCTGTCTTCCTCCCCTCCACAACTTCAGTCACTCTCAGAAGTGCCACACGATgccacagagacacagacaaggTCCTTGCTCCCCTGGAAGCCTGACTTCCTTAGTGGGGGCAAATGGTATGAAGAAAGCAAGACCCAAAGCCCCATGAGAGCAAGGACTGCCTGTTTTGTTGGTTGCTGTGTGCCTGGTGCCTAGACCAGTGCCTTCACCTAACAGGAACTTGGTTAACATAATAGGCAGCTTCTGGAGGAGGTAACCACCTTGAGGATATGAGTTTGGGTGGAGGGTTCACACTATCACACTGACTCTTGTCCCACAGGTGCTGTGTCCGGGAATCACAGCAGTTCTGATAGGGGCTGAGGGTTCTTGTGGTAAAGGCTGCTGTGGACATCGCTGCAGGGTAAGATCTAAATTAGAAAAGATTCCTCCTGGTTtgatggcccacacctgtaatcctagggaccCAGGTGGTTGAGGCAGTAGAttctcaagttcgaggccagaTTCAACAATACAGCAGGATCCTGTctcttaaataagaaaaaaaagttagggGGGGGGGCTATGGAtctatctcagtggcagagcactcctgGCTTCACTCCCCAGTGACAACCCagccccctcccaaaaaaagagGTTGAGAATTTGGTCTCTGAACTTGTCTCTCAAAGCCACAGCACCTTCTGCAGAATTCATAACCACCATGAATCCCCGCAGGCCCTTAGTTCTGCCTAACTCCAAGCCCCGAATTTACAGGAAAATGTATTTGCAAGCGCTCTGTTACAGGACTGCAACCCGGGTGCTAGGAATCTCTTTTTAACCTGGCTCCAGAGGAGCCTGACCATGTGGTGGGCAGAGCTAGGCACCATACGCTGGTTTGGAGGGGTGGTCCTATTCAACCCACCTTCCACACCTGGTTCAGATGCTGCTGTCCATCATCTCCTCGATCTTCGGAATACTTGGTGCCATCTACTGCCTCTGCGTGTCAGGACAAGGCCTCAGACATGGACCCAAGTGCTCAGTGAATGGCAAGTGGGACTACCACTTCCGAAAAAACTCGTAAGGCTTAGCCTGTATTCACGTCCCCCATTCTATGAATCTCACCATCTCCATGCCCTTCCCACTTGGGCCGGGACACCTGGGTGCCACAGAGCTTCGGGAGAGTTCCCTCCATGTGGGCCTAACTAGCCCTTTGCAAATCCCATGGGGTGCCTGCACAGGGGATTGGGGTGGGGAAGGTCTTCGCCTTATTGTCTTTACTCGATTGACCCATGTCCACAGAGGCACTTACTTGAACAACCGTACTCAATGGAATTTATGCGAGGAACCACGAAACGTGGTGCCCTGGAATGTTATGCTCTTCTGCTTGCTGGCGATCATCTCATCCCTGGAGATCTTGCTGTGTGGCATACAGCTGGTGACTGCTACTGTTGCAATTTGTAGcaattgcaggaaaaaatgagGTGGGACAACATGAGGTGTTGTTGTGGAGGGACAGGCTTGCTCCTAGCTACATACTCAACTCACTTTCTCTTTTCCGCAGGGCTCAGCTCACTGAGGCTCCTTGCGCACCCAATTATACCTGTTCGTTCCTGAACCCCTGCCTTAgccaggagaattgcaaatttgagaccagcctcagcaactaagcaaaaccctgtctcaaaataaaaaagttctggggaagtggctcagtggctaaaaaggcccaaggttcaatcctcagctctaaaattaaaatagaagaaaatgaagaagtacCGTCTCCCAGCCTCACTACTGATCAACTTGAAGACAAATATGTTGCCTGCTCATGGCCCACTCTTAGTTCATCAGGACCAAAGACTGAATCCCCTCTTCAGGTCTACATTGGGAAGGACCACTATTCAGGACAGGACAGTTGCTCTAGTAGTTCAACATGAGTTTCTGGTGATTCTGCTCTACCTCTCATCTAGCCTGCCCCAGGTCTCAGATTCTTCATCtctgcttcccagtcttcatGCTCCTTCCTCCTTCATTGTTTATGAATGGCACTTCTCTATGCAATTCTCTTGCTGCACCTTTTGATAATTTATAGTTTCTACTACTTATGGCTTTTTCTCACTTCTTTCCTTCATACATTTCTCATTTGGGGGACTCCTTCTTCTCTAATATCTCTCTCAGATTGTCTCGCAGACATATTTCCCATGAATGAAGATCCAGTTAATTGCTGAGTGATCATGCAGACAGGATACCTCTGTTCAGCAGAGCTCTCACCTTCAGCAATCTCCTAAGTCTCTGGCTACATGCTTGCCTGTCTGTGGATCAGCTACTTGTTTATCAATCAGTCGGCTGTGGCCTGCAAGAAAGCacatgaaagagaatacaaaaagaaaaaggaaatggaaggaaacctcTGGGACCTGTGATGCTTTATTCAGCACCAGAAGGACAGAACtttcatggggaaaatggaggtgGGCCACCTTGAGAGTCTGGGTTTTATATGGCCTTAGTGGAGCCAAGTCATTGGAGGAGTTAGTTACTTTTGGCAGGCCCACTTGACAGACCCTCGACATCTCTGTACCCAGACTCACCTTGGGCCTCCCAAAAAAtgcaggttcctttaattccctatCCTTGCACTGGCTGGAGCTTTCAGCCCTGCTGAAGCATTGTTATGCTACTGgagattttttctttattttattatatccaacatCCTGAGTTCCAATACTGCTTTAAATGTCTAGTTTAAAATTCCAGTAAACTCCCctgcattttttgttgttgttgttcactcATCTTgttgagaagctgcctgtctactttcttggtttcactccatggagcagccaggaacaTGACTTCcctcctctattccaccatctcCTTGGACATCTTCAATAACCTGTTGTGACAACTTTTTATAGTAACAAATGGAGGTTCCTGATCCCGTTGCTCCTGTGCCGATCCTGGTGCATATGTCTAGCCCTATGAGTAAGGGATTAAACTGAGGGCTTTCTTGTGTCTGGTGTGTGCCATTATCAGGATAGACAAACTTTTGGTCATTAGGTAAAAATGTCAATTTGAGGAGTAAGAATACTAAGGTACAGAGGCCAATCCAATTTTTCATAGGCAGGAGTAAATATGAgcctcacaaaggaaaaaaaatgcctcaGAATTTTGGAGGTACCAGTGCTGTGAGGCTGAAACAAGTCAGTATGTCTTAAGTTCTAATAAAAGaactattgttttttgttttaaatgcccACACATGGCTGTACTTTGGTTATAATTTTTTGCTAGGTGTTCAAAACCAAGCTGGCCaaattgaccttgttcctatctattgTTAATAGTCAGCTGAGTCCACTCAGAGAGTAACTCTTTGGAGCTTGCGAGCAGCCTCTTAGCTCCATTAGTGCCATCTGCAGGATAGGGCAAGGATCTTGCTGACCATTTGACTTCTCTTAGAAACATAAGGGATGTCTCCCCTTTCtaatgaccctcctcttttgcAGCATGTGCACTGGTTAGTTTTTTGTTCTCCAGAGTCTCAGTGATCCCCCTGATCAGGGAGTCATGTGGCCCAGAGTTACAAAGTTCTTAGAGAAGTTCTCTTATTCCCTAGGTTCaagctgactcagagggcaagagctgAATATTGGCTATGTttctttcttggcccttttacttcctttaCTTTAATCTCCAATTTTTggtcttaaacatctagcaaccAGTCTCATCATTTGTAAAGTAAGAGTACTAAgctttaactttaatgtctatagtGTTGCAGTCATTTTAATTTAACCCTTCTATTTGATTGCAGTCTGTATTAGGACTGGAAGTTAGCCTTACCTCCTGTCTGTGTGTAGATGATGgcctattatctcaaattaatttaAGTTGTTATATTGAAAGTTGTACTTCTGTAAGACACTAATAGATGACATTCAAAGTTTATAAGGGAAATACAAggtaaaattaacaagagtaaaaaacTTTGAGTTTGTATAATAACTATGAACCAAGAAATGTAACCTCTATAATTTTAAACCTTACTTAGTTATATATCTCCTGTTTATTTTGTGATTGCATTAAtcattataacaaaaatttatcttttgaaCATGACTTTAAATGAGTTAAGTCTGGcctactttaaattattttaacatggAATAAGGTGAGACGCAGAGTCTTAACTCAGGTGAGGTGGGACTCATGGCAAACCGTAGgtaaagtgttttatttctaaaatgatctttgcttctttcttaaatatcattttataaagtttatatgtTGTTTCCTGAGTCTATATTAAtgttagctaacacaatataacaTTATATCTGAAACATGTAATATTaacctttaaacagatcaggctTTCATTATCTTttggaaatacatttaaatttctaccCCAGTGTAAAAAGTagcataaaattttacatatatcatgggctgggattgtggctcagtagtagaatgcaataaaggtattgtgttcat includes:
- the LOC113176280 gene encoding transmembrane 4 L6 family member 5-like, which encodes MCLKKYACYVGLSLIPFTLICIMANALLLVPDGKTWSSDQLSVHVLLLPGFIGRGLMVLCPGITAVLIGAEGSCGKGCCGHRCRMLLSIISSIFGILGAIYCLCVSGQGLRHGPKCSVNGKWDYHFRKNSGTYLNNRTQWNLCEEPRNVVPWNVMLFCLLAIISSLEILLCGIQLVTATVAICSNCRKK